The Streptomyces cynarae genome contains a region encoding:
- a CDS encoding phytoene/squalene synthase family protein, whose protein sequence is MLVRRWLDAAGITDPVLRHCYTVCAREVSALGGGRGRWSALRAAPASARPHTAALMAHGCRADACADTGPAQGRQRRLAEFAHATWSAFAAGGSRNPVLHATVHTYRSLGMPLSLIEDMFTAMRRDVDFRDFATYAELRQWATQMTGSPMYGVTWAMAGTELTEAQPLVHEFAELCQLTDVLCDLSEDLDDGRLYLPLEDLDQFAVRPEDVKAKRWTPPMADLIAFEAARVTDRLPALAAELDHTPVSPFTRALVELCTLHVAGVLSAGQDVLHRPVQPPMGDFLDVWRPVMRTVIPC, encoded by the coding sequence ATGCTGGTAAGGCGATGGCTGGACGCGGCGGGTATCACTGATCCCGTCCTTCGGCACTGCTACACGGTGTGCGCGCGCGAGGTATCGGCTCTCGGCGGAGGGCGCGGCCGCTGGAGTGCGCTGCGCGCCGCGCCCGCATCGGCACGGCCTCACACGGCGGCGCTGATGGCACACGGATGCCGTGCCGATGCCTGTGCAGACACCGGTCCGGCGCAGGGCCGTCAGCGTCGGCTCGCCGAATTCGCGCACGCCACCTGGTCAGCGTTCGCCGCCGGCGGCTCCCGCAATCCCGTCTTGCACGCCACAGTGCACACCTACCGAAGCCTCGGAATGCCACTGTCACTGATCGAAGACATGTTCACCGCGATGCGGCGCGACGTCGACTTCCGCGACTTCGCCACCTACGCGGAACTGCGCCAGTGGGCCACGCAGATGACCGGCAGCCCCATGTACGGGGTCACCTGGGCCATGGCCGGCACCGAACTGACCGAAGCGCAACCGCTGGTGCATGAATTCGCCGAACTCTGCCAGCTGACCGACGTGCTGTGCGACCTGTCGGAGGACCTCGACGACGGCCGCCTCTACCTCCCTCTCGAGGACCTCGACCAGTTCGCGGTGCGGCCCGAGGACGTCAAGGCCAAACGGTGGACACCGCCCATGGCCGATCTCATCGCGTTCGAGGCCGCGCGCGTCACCGACCGGCTGCCCGCCCTGGCCGCTGAACTGGACCACACCCCCGTCAGCCCCTTCACCCGCGCACTGGTCGAGCTTTGCACGCTGCACGTGGCCGGCGTGCTGTCCGCAGGTCAGGACGTGCTGCACCGGCCGGTCCAGCCACCCATGGGCGACTTCCTCGACGTGTGGCGTCCCGTCATGCGCACCGTCATCCCCTGCTGA
- a CDS encoding ABC transporter permease, with protein sequence MRRHLRLFVTAARFDLVEHARNRLAMVLVALFIPVWISLAYAVIPSRPVAFKLRATGRLLTPAGNQITQITGAINAVTLITGFMMFAVTFNGGRFDRRLAMAGYPRIHLILAKTTSLTLASGAIATYATAVICAAWSPRQPVQLAAALFCGAMTYGALGVVFGSLLRREVEGMFALVMTSIVDVGLQNPLASSGTGSAAVQFLPTYGTMQAATAAGFTHKPLPGDLAVQILWFAGAALLGLLAFHRRTKDALSARPPLRLPWPFRPRRPGRPARATSTPR encoded by the coding sequence GTGAGGCGACACCTGCGTCTGTTCGTCACAGCAGCCCGCTTCGACCTGGTCGAGCATGCCCGCAACAGACTCGCCATGGTCCTGGTCGCCCTGTTCATACCTGTCTGGATCAGCCTGGCTTACGCCGTCATCCCCAGTCGGCCCGTGGCCTTCAAGCTGCGCGCGACTGGCCGGCTCCTGACACCGGCAGGCAACCAGATCACGCAGATCACCGGTGCCATCAACGCCGTCACCCTGATCACCGGGTTCATGATGTTCGCCGTCACGTTCAACGGCGGACGCTTCGACCGCCGCCTGGCCATGGCCGGCTACCCCCGCATCCACCTCATCCTGGCCAAGACCACCTCCCTGACCCTGGCTTCCGGCGCCATCGCCACCTATGCCACCGCGGTGATCTGCGCTGCCTGGAGCCCGCGCCAGCCCGTACAGCTCGCCGCAGCCCTGTTCTGCGGAGCGATGACCTACGGGGCGCTCGGTGTCGTCTTCGGCTCCCTGCTGCGCCGGGAGGTGGAGGGCATGTTCGCCCTGGTCATGACCAGCATCGTCGATGTCGGCCTGCAAAACCCCCTGGCCAGCAGCGGCACCGGGAGCGCGGCCGTGCAATTCCTGCCCACCTACGGCACCATGCAGGCCGCCACCGCCGCAGGCTTCACTCATAAACCCCTGCCCGGCGATCTGGCCGTCCAGATCCTGTGGTTCGCCGGCGCCGCACTCCTCGGCCTGCTCGCCTTCCACCGCCGCACCAAAGACGCCCTGAGCGCAAGACCACCCTTGCGTCTGCCGTGGCCCTTCAGGCCCCGCCGACCTGGGCGCCCGGCCCGAGCCACGTCGACGCCCCGCTGA
- a CDS encoding carbohydrate ABC transporter permease produces the protein MTTQTTPTITPATPRRFRPRRGAQAPPGRRSGRRSPLPVRLSVLFVCALWIVPTLGVVVTSFRTVDAANSSGWWTLFAHPGGLADLTTGNYAKAIEQGDLGSAFFNSLAITLPAVFLPILIAAFAAYAFTFMTFKGRDVLFIVIVSLLVVPNYVAFVPIIKLYASVHLNGTFPAAWLAHIGFGMSLAVYILRNYMATLPKDVVESAKIDGASHFQTFYRLILPMSAPALASFAIFQFLWVWNDLLVALIFVGPGDKQPITIATNGLLGQQGTGWELVTAGGLFSMLVPILVFLTLQRYFVRGLTSGAVKG, from the coding sequence ATGACCACCCAGACCACCCCGACGATCACCCCGGCGACCCCGCGCCGATTCCGCCCGCGGCGAGGCGCCCAGGCGCCCCCCGGCAGGAGGAGCGGCAGGCGCAGCCCGCTCCCGGTCAGGCTGAGCGTGCTGTTCGTGTGCGCCCTGTGGATCGTGCCCACCCTCGGGGTCGTCGTCACGTCGTTCCGTACCGTCGACGCCGCGAACTCCAGCGGTTGGTGGACCCTGTTCGCCCACCCTGGCGGACTCGCCGACCTGACCACCGGCAACTACGCCAAGGCCATCGAGCAGGGCGATCTCGGGTCGGCCTTCTTCAACAGCCTGGCCATCACGCTCCCGGCGGTGTTCCTGCCGATCCTCATCGCCGCCTTCGCCGCCTACGCCTTCACGTTCATGACGTTCAAGGGACGCGACGTCCTCTTCATCGTCATCGTGAGCCTGCTCGTCGTCCCGAACTACGTCGCCTTCGTCCCCATCATCAAGCTCTACGCATCCGTCCACCTCAACGGCACCTTCCCGGCCGCCTGGCTCGCCCACATCGGCTTCGGCATGTCGCTGGCCGTCTACATCCTGCGCAACTACATGGCGACCCTGCCCAAGGACGTCGTCGAGTCCGCCAAGATCGACGGCGCGAGCCACTTCCAGACCTTCTACCGGCTGATCCTGCCGATGTCGGCTCCCGCACTGGCGTCCTTCGCGATCTTCCAGTTCCTGTGGGTCTGGAACGACCTGCTCGTCGCCCTGATCTTCGTGGGCCCGGGCGACAAGCAGCCGATCACCATCGCGACCAACGGCCTGCTGGGACAGCAGGGCACGGGCTGGGAACTCGTCACGGCCGGCGGCCTGTTCTCCATGCTCGTCCCGATCCTGGTGTTCCTGACCCTGCAGCGGTACTTCGTCCGCGGCCTCACCAGCGGAGCCGTCAAGGGCTGA
- a CDS encoding ABC transporter ATP-binding protein: protein MEVRDVRHAYGRREVLRGLDLDLRPGVLAGIVGENGAGKSTLLKILSGELRPQRGTVRHGGGFGYCPQDVVVNDALTVRQHLEFFRVARGLPDLRHAGEVMEALRLSEYADERAGRLSGGTRQKLNLTLALMHDPQVLLLDEPYQGFDWDTYQRFWDLAARLRDAGRSVLVVSHLAYDAERLDELWRLQGGVLYPATAVPA, encoded by the coding sequence GTGGAAGTCAGGGATGTGCGTCATGCGTACGGTCGTCGTGAGGTTCTCCGAGGGTTGGACCTTGATCTGCGGCCCGGTGTGCTGGCCGGGATCGTCGGGGAGAACGGTGCGGGCAAATCGACGCTGTTGAAGATCTTGTCCGGCGAGCTGCGCCCGCAGCGTGGCACGGTCCGTCATGGCGGCGGTTTCGGCTACTGCCCGCAGGACGTGGTGGTCAACGACGCTCTGACCGTGCGTCAGCATCTGGAGTTCTTCCGCGTCGCCCGGGGGCTGCCGGATCTGCGACACGCAGGAGAGGTGATGGAGGCGCTGCGATTATCGGAGTACGCCGATGAACGCGCCGGTCGCCTCAGTGGCGGGACCCGGCAGAAGCTGAACCTGACCCTGGCGCTGATGCATGACCCGCAGGTGCTGCTGCTGGACGAGCCCTACCAGGGTTTCGACTGGGACACCTACCAGCGCTTCTGGGACCTGGCGGCACGGTTGCGCGATGCGGGCCGCTCAGTCCTAGTCGTCTCGCATCTGGCCTATGACGCCGAACGCCTGGACGAGTTGTGGCGGCTTCAGGGCGGCGTCCTGTATCCCGCAACGGCGGTGCCGGCGTGA
- a CDS encoding carbohydrate ABC transporter permease, with protein MVSQVLSTILTVLAGIAAALVVYWALNKLAEALPGRWENRIKPYFYVAPAVAAIGVYLVYPTVITIINSFKSSDGSRFVGLDNFGKLLGTPAFRQTLLNTLLWIVVVPAACIVVGLLVATLADRLTPRAEKAAKTVVFMPMAISAVGSATVWRFMYAAQPAGQPQTGLLNGIVTAFGHDPIPWLQQSTLHANSLLLMVMLLWGQTGFSMVLLSAAIKGVPAETLEAARLDGAGELRIFWRIIIPQIRGTVITVFVTILITVMKIFDVIYVMTNGAFNTNVVGLEFFNQLYTNYNYGYASAIVVMLLIAIVPIMIYQIRHFRAEESA; from the coding sequence GTGGTCAGCCAAGTACTCTCGACGATCCTCACGGTACTGGCGGGCATCGCCGCCGCCCTGGTCGTCTACTGGGCCCTCAACAAGCTCGCCGAGGCCCTGCCGGGCCGCTGGGAGAACCGGATCAAGCCCTATTTCTACGTCGCGCCGGCGGTCGCGGCGATCGGGGTGTACCTGGTGTACCCGACCGTCATCACCATCATCAACAGCTTCAAGAGCAGCGACGGCTCACGCTTCGTCGGCCTCGACAACTTCGGCAAGCTCCTCGGAACGCCGGCCTTCCGGCAGACCCTGCTCAACACACTGCTGTGGATCGTCGTCGTTCCGGCCGCCTGCATCGTGGTGGGCCTGCTCGTCGCCACACTCGCCGACCGACTGACACCCAGGGCCGAGAAGGCGGCCAAGACCGTCGTCTTCATGCCCATGGCCATCAGCGCCGTGGGCTCGGCCACGGTGTGGCGCTTCATGTACGCCGCCCAGCCCGCGGGCCAGCCGCAGACCGGCCTGCTCAACGGCATCGTCACCGCCTTCGGCCACGACCCGATCCCCTGGCTCCAGCAGAGCACCCTGCACGCCAACAGCCTGCTGCTCATGGTCATGCTGCTGTGGGGACAGACCGGCTTCTCCATGGTGCTGCTGTCCGCGGCCATCAAGGGCGTCCCCGCGGAGACCCTCGAAGCGGCCCGCCTGGACGGCGCCGGCGAACTGCGGATCTTCTGGCGCATCATCATCCCGCAGATCCGCGGGACGGTCATCACGGTCTTCGTCACCATCCTCATCACCGTCATGAAGATCTTCGACGTGATCTACGTGATGACCAACGGGGCCTTCAACACCAACGTCGTCGGCCTGGAGTTCTTCAACCAGCTCTACACCAACTACAACTACGGCTACGCATCGGCGATCGTCGTCATGCTGCTCATCGCCATCGTGCCGATCATGATCTACCAGATTCGCCACTTCAGGGCGGAGGAGTCGGCATGA
- a CDS encoding polyprenyl synthetase family protein, whose product MSVAVTSADGTHIPLVEAELLRWVGSGDSLLEGACLDALFPPGKLLRPVLCMESAKAVGGTVDQVLAFAAGIECLHVASLVHDDIVDQDPVRRGRASTAEQYGLAEALIAGDGLSMAGMAAMLSDGPAERVLQAARVTVDALRHMCRGIMRETEIRGDLTCGVPTVLNIMRDKTAALTGVACQAGAILAGATHEQHQALRRYGEQLGMAFQIRDDLLPYTAEDQVTGKTATSDVANLQPTLPVLLAYDAADEADRNLLTTVFRGGTDPVTAHRDILAVLTRTDALNKAARMASSCAEQARAELTGLPDSTRLAELATSAADRQR is encoded by the coding sequence ATGTCCGTAGCCGTGACCTCAGCCGACGGCACGCACATTCCGCTCGTGGAAGCCGAGTTACTGCGCTGGGTGGGCAGCGGCGACAGCCTGCTGGAGGGGGCGTGCCTGGACGCCCTGTTCCCCCCGGGCAAACTCCTTCGCCCCGTGCTGTGCATGGAGTCGGCCAAAGCCGTCGGCGGCACCGTCGACCAGGTGCTGGCTTTCGCGGCCGGCATCGAATGCCTGCACGTCGCCAGCCTCGTCCACGACGACATCGTCGACCAGGACCCGGTTCGCCGCGGACGGGCCTCCACCGCCGAGCAGTACGGCCTCGCCGAAGCCCTGATAGCAGGCGACGGACTGTCGATGGCCGGAATGGCGGCCATGCTCAGCGACGGCCCTGCCGAGCGTGTGCTGCAAGCAGCACGGGTAACTGTCGACGCCCTGCGACACATGTGTCGTGGGATTATGCGCGAGACCGAAATCCGGGGCGACCTGACCTGCGGAGTGCCGACCGTCCTGAACATCATGCGAGACAAGACCGCCGCACTGACCGGCGTCGCCTGCCAGGCCGGGGCGATCCTGGCCGGGGCGACCCATGAGCAGCACCAGGCGCTGCGCCGGTACGGAGAACAGCTCGGCATGGCCTTCCAGATCCGTGACGACCTGCTCCCCTACACCGCCGAGGATCAGGTCACCGGCAAGACAGCCACCAGCGATGTCGCCAACCTGCAGCCCACTCTGCCCGTCCTGCTCGCCTACGATGCCGCGGACGAGGCCGACCGCAACCTCCTGACCACCGTATTCCGCGGCGGCACCGACCCCGTCACCGCACACAGGGACATCCTCGCCGTGCTGACACGCACCGACGCTCTCAACAAGGCGGCCCGAATGGCTTCCTCCTGCGCCGAACAGGCACGCGCCGAACTCACCGGGCTGCCGGACTCCACTCGGCTCGCGGAACTGGCCACATCAGCAGCCGACCGCCAGCGCTGA
- a CDS encoding glycoside hydrolase family 13 protein, whose protein sequence is MSNPSDGSWRSAVIYQVYIRSFADGDGDGVGDIAGLRSRLPYLADLGVDAIWINPWYPSPLADGGYDVADYRDIHPAFGTLDDAERLITEAHDLGLRVILDIVPNHTSDQHVWFQQALAAAPGSPERERYVFRDGQGEDGSLPPNDWHAAFGGPAWSRTPDGQWYLHLFAPEQPDLNWDNPEVRAVFESILRFWFDLGVDGFRIDVAHGMVKDPALPDLGLPEFRVLAEEGQDHPHWDRDGIHGIFRSWRAIADSYAGRRLFVAEAHVRPGRLADYLRPDELHTAFNFDFLKCPLEADELREVIDRSMSDLAAVGAPATWVLSNHDETRHVTRYGRAYTGVTAPLRNRHQPTDLALGTRRARAAALLMLALPGGAYIYQGEELGLYEVEDLPEEVLQDPTWERSGHTLRGRDGCRVPLPWSGDTPPFGFGPPGSTPWLPQPRDWKAYTAEANQADPASMLHLYRSALSLRRAHAGLSGEEFRWLDGPQGTLLFERGHGLLCAVNLSHRSVRLPEACSPLIASGPLDKDGLLPSDTTVWLRRD, encoded by the coding sequence GTGAGCAACCCGAGCGACGGGTCGTGGCGCTCCGCCGTGATCTACCAGGTCTACATACGCAGCTTCGCCGACGGTGACGGCGACGGAGTCGGTGACATCGCCGGCCTCCGTTCCCGCCTGCCCTACCTGGCCGACCTCGGCGTCGACGCGATCTGGATCAACCCCTGGTACCCGTCCCCGCTGGCCGACGGCGGCTACGACGTGGCCGACTACCGCGACATCCACCCGGCCTTCGGCACGCTCGACGACGCCGAGCGGCTGATCACCGAAGCCCACGACCTGGGCCTGCGCGTCATCCTGGACATCGTGCCCAACCACACCTCGGACCAGCATGTCTGGTTCCAGCAGGCACTCGCCGCGGCCCCGGGCTCGCCCGAGCGGGAGCGCTACGTCTTCCGTGACGGGCAGGGCGAGGACGGCTCCCTGCCCCCGAACGACTGGCACGCGGCCTTCGGCGGGCCCGCATGGAGCCGCACCCCGGACGGCCAGTGGTATCTGCACCTGTTCGCCCCCGAACAGCCCGACCTGAACTGGGACAACCCGGAGGTCCGCGCCGTGTTCGAATCGATTCTGCGCTTCTGGTTCGACCTCGGTGTCGACGGCTTCCGCATCGACGTCGCCCACGGCATGGTCAAGGACCCCGCCCTGCCCGACCTCGGTCTGCCGGAGTTCCGCGTCCTGGCCGAGGAGGGCCAGGACCACCCGCACTGGGACCGCGACGGAATCCATGGCATCTTCCGCAGCTGGCGCGCCATCGCAGACAGCTACGCAGGCCGCCGACTCTTCGTGGCGGAGGCTCACGTCCGCCCAGGCCGCCTTGCCGACTACCTCCGCCCTGACGAACTCCACACGGCCTTCAACTTCGACTTCCTCAAGTGCCCCCTGGAAGCGGACGAGTTGCGTGAGGTCATCGATCGCAGCATGAGCGACCTCGCCGCCGTCGGTGCCCCCGCCACCTGGGTGCTGTCCAACCATGACGAAACCCGTCACGTCACCCGCTACGGCCGCGCATACACCGGCGTGACCGCGCCCCTGCGCAACCGGCACCAGCCCACCGACCTCGCCCTCGGCACCCGCCGCGCTCGCGCAGCCGCCCTCCTCATGCTCGCTCTCCCCGGCGGCGCGTACATCTACCAGGGCGAGGAACTGGGGCTCTACGAAGTCGAGGACCTCCCCGAAGAGGTCCTGCAGGACCCCACCTGGGAACGCTCCGGCCACACCCTCCGAGGCCGCGACGGCTGCCGTGTCCCCCTGCCCTGGAGCGGCGACACCCCGCCCTTCGGCTTCGGTCCGCCCGGATCCACCCCCTGGCTCCCGCAGCCCCGGGACTGGAAGGCGTACACCGCCGAAGCCAACCAGGCCGACCCCGCCTCCATGCTTCACCTCTACCGGTCCGCCCTGAGCCTGCGCCGCGCCCACGCCGGCCTGAGCGGTGAGGAGTTCCGCTGGCTGGACGGCCCGCAGGGCACGCTCCTCTTCGAACGCGGCCACGGCCTGCTGTGCGCCGTCAATCTTTCCCACCGATCGGTCCGTCTCCCCGAGGCATGCAGCCCCCTCATCGCATCAGGACCGCTCGACAAGGACGGGCTGCTGCCTTCCGACACCACGGTCTGGTTGCGCCGGGACTGA